The window ACGATAACTTTGTCCTTTCTATCGAAAGAAAAAGCCGTATCATCATGAAGGATGCCGCTGTCATTCTTGAGAAAGCAGATAAAATCAGAAAGACTGTTACAGGAGCCATAATCACGCTGGAAACAACAGCGCCTGTTTGCAGCAAATCAACAAAGTTCCTATCAGACAATGGAATTGAGATCATTTCAAAAAAATAATGCAACCAGTCATTCCAGATAAAAATGAAATCATTACGCTTACTACGATGAAAATGCCTTTTGGTAAATATAAAGGTTTGCGCCTTGTGGATCTGCCTGAACCCTATCTGGTCTGGTTCTACCGTAAAGGGTTTCCAGAGGGTAAATTGGGCAGACTGTTGCAGACCGTCTATGAAATTAAACTCAACGGC is drawn from uncultured Desulfobacter sp. and contains these coding sequences:
- a CDS encoding DUF3820 family protein yields the protein MPFGKYKGLRLVDLPEPYLVWFYRKGFPEGKLGRLLQTVYEIKLNGLEYLFKLK